The following coding sequences are from one Desulfosporosinus orientis DSM 765 window:
- a CDS encoding amino acid permease: MPDDLKRSLKNRHIQMIALGGAIGTGLFYGSGTSIQLVGPGITLSYLIGGVAVFFIMRALGEMSVDEPVSGAFSHYAYRYWGDFAGFFSGWNYWFCYVVVSMAELSVVGVYINYWFPKVPTWISALICLILITVVNLINVKAFGEFEFWFSLIKVAAIVAMILFGLLIIFFGFGNSGEAIGLSNLWAHGGFLPHGLWGLLLSLVIVMFSFGGVELIGITAGEADQPKESIPKAINQVVWRILLFYVGALLILTIIYPWNLVGTTGSPFVEIFSAIGIPAAAGILNVVVLTAALSTYNSGLYSNGRMIHNLALHGSAPKLFATLSKAGAPVYGVAFSSGLTLIAVILNFLVPGKVFMYLMSVATMAAILNWIMILITQLKFRQSKVAAKEGEKLSFKLPFCPISNYVTLAFLGVVIILMAYIPDMVYSLYIGPVWILILYIGYKLRGPSKVVKGK; this comes from the coding sequence ATGCCGGATGATTTAAAAAGGTCATTGAAAAATCGACATATACAAATGATTGCCTTAGGAGGAGCTATTGGTACAGGATTATTCTATGGCTCAGGAACCTCAATACAATTAGTTGGACCAGGAATCACCTTATCCTATCTTATTGGGGGGGTTGCTGTTTTCTTTATCATGAGGGCTCTTGGCGAGATGTCTGTTGATGAACCGGTCTCCGGTGCTTTTAGCCACTATGCTTATCGTTATTGGGGAGACTTTGCAGGCTTTTTCTCCGGCTGGAACTATTGGTTCTGTTATGTTGTTGTCAGTATGGCAGAGCTTTCTGTGGTTGGAGTCTATATCAATTATTGGTTTCCAAAGGTACCCACTTGGATCTCAGCTTTGATATGCTTAATTTTGATTACAGTAGTCAACCTCATTAATGTTAAAGCTTTCGGTGAGTTTGAATTTTGGTTTTCCTTAATAAAAGTAGCTGCCATTGTGGCCATGATCCTATTTGGACTTCTAATCATCTTTTTCGGCTTTGGCAATAGCGGAGAAGCCATTGGCTTAAGCAATTTATGGGCTCATGGAGGTTTTTTGCCCCACGGGTTATGGGGATTATTGTTATCCTTAGTCATTGTGATGTTTTCCTTTGGCGGGGTTGAGCTTATTGGAATTACAGCGGGAGAGGCAGACCAGCCTAAGGAATCCATTCCTAAGGCTATTAACCAAGTTGTCTGGCGGATTCTGTTGTTTTATGTCGGAGCCCTATTAATATTAACTATTATTTATCCATGGAATCTCGTTGGAACGACAGGCAGCCCTTTTGTCGAAATTTTTTCAGCTATTGGAATACCTGCGGCTGCAGGAATTCTAAACGTGGTGGTTTTAACGGCCGCTCTTTCGACTTATAATAGTGGATTGTACAGTAATGGCCGCATGATCCACAACTTAGCCCTTCATGGCAGTGCTCCTAAACTATTTGCCACCCTGAGCAAAGCAGGGGCGCCGGTTTATGGTGTGGCATTTTCTTCAGGACTCACCTTAATTGCAGTGATCCTCAATTTTCTTGTTCCAGGGAAGGTTTTTATGTATCTGATGTCGGTAGCCACGATGGCCGCCATTTTGAATTGGATTATGATTTTAATAACTCAGTTAAAGTTTAGGCAGAGTAAGGTCGCTGCCAAAGAAGGGGAGAAACTTTCCTTTAAGCTGCCATTCTGCCCTATTTCCAATTATGTCACCTTAGCATTTTTAGGGGTTGTTATTATACTAATGGCGTATATCCCAGATATGGTTTACTCACTTTATATCGGTCCGGTTTGGATTCTTATTTTATATATTGGTTATAAATTACGAGGACCTTCCAAGGTTGTTAAAGGGAAATAG
- the amrA gene encoding AmmeMemoRadiSam system protein A, which produces MGLIYSVFVPHPPLFISKIGRGEEYKCQASLDAYQEISRRLVQAKVETVIVVSPHAPLSKTGITLVSGGTMRGDFSQFGAPQVSFAFSSDTEIIAQLKERLTGAIPIQAPIDHGAMIPLYFLQKEGWQGKLVLLGMPLEQPEKYGKRLGQILDSLPGRYGLVASGDLSHRLKEDGPYGFNSAGPKFDEFIVKTLQRDTRKIADLPYELIEKAGECGYRSLRLALAAKEGAPEVLSYEGPFGVGYMVADLYHSSPLPQWARRCLKAYLEKKEPDRSQAEDGEFAQHRGCFVTLKKEGQLRGCIGTTEAWQENLALEIQHNAIAAGTQDPRFPPVQLEEADNLTITVDVLGELEKIAGPEELDPWRYGVVVRRQGRSGLLLPHLEGVDTVAEQISIAKQKAGIYSDDPVELWRFEVTRHYE; this is translated from the coding sequence ATGGGTTTAATTTACTCTGTTTTCGTTCCCCATCCGCCTCTTTTTATTTCAAAAATTGGCCGAGGAGAGGAGTATAAATGCCAAGCCAGTTTAGACGCTTATCAAGAGATCTCCCGGCGGCTGGTTCAGGCAAAGGTTGAAACAGTGATTGTAGTTTCCCCCCATGCCCCTCTTTCCAAGACGGGAATAACATTGGTAAGCGGAGGTACCATGCGGGGAGATTTCTCTCAGTTCGGTGCTCCTCAAGTCAGTTTTGCCTTCTCCAGTGATACGGAGATTATTGCACAATTAAAAGAACGGCTTACCGGGGCAATTCCTATACAGGCTCCTATCGATCATGGCGCTATGATACCTCTTTATTTTTTGCAAAAGGAAGGTTGGCAGGGAAAACTTGTTCTTTTGGGGATGCCGTTAGAACAACCGGAGAAGTATGGGAAAAGGTTAGGCCAGATTCTGGACAGTTTGCCAGGACGTTATGGACTGGTTGCAAGCGGTGATCTTTCTCATCGCTTGAAAGAAGATGGACCTTACGGCTTCAATTCTGCAGGGCCAAAATTTGATGAATTCATTGTCAAAACTCTCCAAAGAGATACAAGAAAAATAGCGGATTTACCCTATGAACTTATTGAAAAAGCAGGAGAATGCGGATACCGCAGTCTTCGCTTGGCCCTGGCTGCCAAGGAGGGGGCACCTGAAGTTCTTTCCTACGAAGGGCCATTTGGCGTAGGGTATATGGTAGCTGATCTTTATCATAGTTCTCCCTTGCCGCAATGGGCGCGCCGGTGTTTGAAAGCTTATTTGGAGAAGAAAGAGCCGGATCGTTCTCAGGCAGAAGATGGAGAGTTCGCTCAGCACAGGGGATGCTTTGTAACCTTAAAAAAGGAAGGGCAATTACGGGGATGCATTGGGACGACGGAAGCTTGGCAGGAAAATCTGGCCTTAGAAATTCAGCACAATGCCATTGCTGCCGGGACCCAGGATCCCAGGTTTCCGCCCGTTCAATTAGAAGAAGCGGATAACTTAACTATTACAGTGGATGTCCTGGGTGAACTTGAAAAAATAGCCGGTCCCGAAGAACTGGATCCATGGAGGTATGGCGTTGTCGTTCGCCGGCAGGGCAGAAGCGGACTGCTTTTGCCCCATCTGGAAGGGGTCGATACCGTCGCGGAGCAAATCAGTATTGCCAAGCAAAAAGCAGGAATTTATTCCGACGACCCCGTGGAACTCTGGAGATTTGAGGTAACGCGCCATTATGAGTAA
- the amrS gene encoding AmmeMemoRadiSam system radical SAM enzyme — translation MSNEKTYTASCLLCPQHCQLRPGQSGRCHARENREGEIISRTYGEVAAWNVDPIEKKPLYHFYPGSWIFSVGGFGCNLSCSFCQNYEVSQQHQAGRKVTPAELAELSVREQRSIGLCFTYSEPSVWFEMIRDTAPFVKAQGGKVVLVSNGTISPHFLEELIPWLDAANIDIKAFSEDFYQHYCGSKLAWVLDNVERLAGRVHLEVTTLLIQGANDHPRELRELAQWLAKLNVPLAWHLSAYHPAYRLKVPATDRETLDRAWDIAKEYLPYVYLGNVRGGSTTFCPRCGETVIKREPFLVNRLDGGCCPKCGKGIFGVGMI, via the coding sequence ATGAGTAACGAAAAAACTTATACAGCAAGTTGCTTGCTCTGTCCCCAGCACTGTCAATTACGGCCTGGGCAGTCAGGGCGGTGTCATGCTCGAGAAAACCGTGAGGGGGAAATTATTTCCCGAACCTATGGGGAAGTCGCGGCTTGGAATGTAGATCCCATTGAAAAGAAACCCTTATATCATTTTTACCCCGGTTCTTGGATTTTTTCTGTCGGGGGGTTTGGCTGCAATTTAAGCTGCTCCTTTTGTCAAAATTATGAGGTCTCTCAGCAGCACCAAGCAGGACGAAAGGTCACTCCGGCAGAATTAGCAGAGCTTTCAGTACGGGAACAGAGATCCATCGGCTTATGCTTTACCTATTCAGAGCCCAGCGTGTGGTTTGAAATGATTCGGGATACAGCTCCTTTTGTGAAGGCTCAGGGCGGGAAAGTTGTCCTGGTCAGTAATGGAACGATATCTCCACACTTTCTTGAAGAGCTGATTCCGTGGCTGGATGCCGCAAATATTGACATTAAGGCATTCTCGGAAGATTTCTATCAGCATTATTGCGGCAGTAAATTAGCTTGGGTCTTGGATAATGTGGAGCGCTTAGCTGGACGAGTTCATCTGGAGGTTACGACGCTGCTTATTCAAGGGGCCAATGATCATCCTCGTGAGCTGAGAGAATTAGCGCAATGGCTGGCAAAGCTTAATGTTCCATTGGCCTGGCATCTAAGTGCTTACCATCCTGCTTATCGGCTCAAAGTTCCTGCTACGGACCGTGAGACATTAGATCGAGCCTGGGATATTGCTAAAGAGTACCTGCCTTATGTCTATTTGGGAAATGTAAGAGGCGGGAGTACAACTTTTTGTCCTCGCTGTGGTGAAACAGTGATCAAACGGGAACCTTTTCTTGTTAATCGTTTGGATGGAGGGTGCTGTCCAAAATGCGGGAAGGGAATCTTTGGGGTTGGCATGATATGA
- a CDS encoding sensor histidine kinase, whose product MQLLFLMIEHIGLIVALAFILTRLTAFRNLIDHKLDRWTMIKLSVVFGLFGIIGTYTGISIRPSTNSFLWIPRVDTIGFEEAIANSRVVGVVIGGLLGGPWVGLCAGLIAGIHRALLGGFTGLACGISTVTEGLIAGLVYLKIGNRRIVSTSKALLTGVIAESAQMLIILLIAKPWESAVVLVQVIALPMILANSFGIALFVTIIRSVIHEEDRIEADQAQKVLHMADQMLVYLRGGLSEESATQVSKLLLKTTGVSALSITDHEKILSHVGIGDDHHLPGHTILTEATKKVLRTGELYIPKSLAEIHCPQKGCPLAVAIIVPLKKADEVVGVLKFYYLNVKQIKPVDEEVAQGLGKLLSHQLEVVDAQNHAQLIREAEIKALQAQINPHFLFNSLNTIVALVRTQPNMARKLLIQLGNFFRQNLNASLHEFVTLKRELDHTRAYLDIEQARFNERLTVKFDIDSKLEDVLLPPLTLQPLVENGIRHGLQGLEKIGEILIQAKEDNGHVLISVKDNGVGISPERIAELLHSRIESREGTGLALYNVNQRLVFHFGEEAQLQIDSQLEQGTSVWFKVPLKQGGSVT is encoded by the coding sequence GTGCAACTCTTATTCTTAATGATCGAACATATTGGTCTGATCGTAGCATTAGCCTTCATCTTGACGAGGTTGACGGCCTTTCGCAACCTCATTGATCATAAACTTGACCGGTGGACGATGATCAAGCTTTCTGTCGTATTTGGGCTCTTTGGAATTATTGGAACCTATACCGGGATTTCAATTAGACCCAGCACTAATTCCTTTCTCTGGATTCCCCGTGTGGATACCATTGGCTTTGAGGAAGCTATTGCTAACTCAAGGGTGGTGGGGGTTGTCATCGGTGGTCTTTTAGGCGGACCGTGGGTTGGTCTTTGCGCAGGGCTTATAGCCGGCATTCACCGAGCACTCCTTGGCGGCTTTACAGGCCTGGCCTGTGGGATTTCCACGGTAACAGAGGGATTAATTGCCGGCTTAGTCTACCTTAAAATTGGAAATCGCAGAATCGTTTCGACTTCAAAAGCGTTATTGACGGGAGTTATTGCGGAGTCGGCACAAATGCTCATTATTCTTCTTATCGCTAAACCATGGGAAAGCGCTGTTGTCTTAGTCCAAGTCATTGCTCTTCCGATGATCCTGGCTAACAGCTTTGGAATAGCCCTATTTGTTACGATTATTCGATCGGTTATCCATGAAGAGGATCGTATCGAAGCTGATCAAGCTCAAAAAGTCCTTCATATGGCGGATCAAATGCTGGTCTATCTCCGAGGAGGGCTTAGCGAAGAATCCGCAACCCAGGTTTCCAAGCTGCTCTTGAAAACAACGGGTGTTTCGGCGCTTTCTATTACTGACCATGAAAAAATCCTATCTCATGTAGGGATAGGGGATGATCATCATTTACCCGGTCACACCATTTTAACCGAAGCGACTAAAAAAGTTCTTAGAACCGGAGAACTTTATATTCCTAAATCATTGGCGGAAATTCACTGTCCGCAAAAAGGATGTCCTTTAGCAGTGGCAATCATTGTTCCTTTAAAAAAGGCTGATGAAGTGGTTGGGGTATTAAAATTTTATTATCTCAATGTCAAACAGATAAAACCCGTCGATGAAGAAGTAGCACAGGGATTGGGCAAACTCCTTTCCCATCAGCTGGAGGTTGTGGATGCCCAGAATCATGCTCAACTCATTCGTGAAGCCGAGATTAAGGCTCTTCAAGCTCAGATTAATCCCCACTTTCTGTTTAATTCCTTAAATACTATTGTCGCCCTTGTTCGGACACAGCCGAATATGGCTCGAAAGCTGCTTATTCAACTGGGAAATTTCTTTAGGCAAAATCTTAATGCCTCACTTCATGAGTTTGTTACCTTAAAACGGGAGCTCGATCATACCCGTGCTTATCTGGATATTGAACAAGCACGATTTAATGAACGTTTAACTGTCAAATTTGATATTGACTCCAAACTGGAAGATGTTCTTTTGCCTCCGCTGACTCTACAGCCACTTGTGGAGAACGGAATACGTCATGGTCTGCAAGGGCTTGAAAAAATAGGAGAGATTCTTATTCAAGCCAAAGAAGATAACGGGCATGTTCTCATTTCCGTAAAAGACAATGGAGTAGGAATTTCCCCGGAGCGAATTGCTGAATTACTTCACAGCCGAATTGAATCTCGGGAAGGGACAGGCCTGGCCTTGTATAATGTCAATCAGCGTCTTGTCTTTCACTTTGGAGAAGAAGCTCAACTACAGATTGATAGTCAATTGGAGCAAGGAACAAGTGTATGGTTTAAAGTTCCTCTAAAGCAGGGAGGGAGTGTAACTTGA
- a CDS encoding LytR/AlgR family response regulator transcription factor, producing the protein MITAVIADDETLARDELTYLLEQCSDIEIIGEATQGNEALEKILELKPDVAFLDIHMPALDGLAVARKLLEEEQNLMIVFATAYDKHAIQAFEVNAVDYLLKPFDEERVLKTVERIRQRVKQANNDPLNETLNDSLKELLTKMAAESSSLTKGPLQTAKISKLAVQAEESVVLIDPKDILYIYRENRDIFIKTTEKEYLTKCTLQSLEDKLASYPFFRPHRSYLVNLNFAQELVPWFNGAYTLILNDEKRSKVPVSRAYVKVLKDMLEI; encoded by the coding sequence TTGATTACTGCCGTTATTGCCGACGATGAAACCTTGGCTAGAGATGAGTTAACCTACCTTTTAGAACAATGTTCCGATATAGAAATTATTGGGGAAGCGACTCAGGGGAATGAAGCTCTGGAAAAGATTTTAGAGCTCAAACCAGATGTGGCTTTTTTAGATATTCATATGCCTGCTCTCGATGGTTTAGCTGTAGCTAGAAAATTACTTGAAGAAGAACAGAATTTGATGATTGTCTTTGCAACCGCCTATGATAAGCATGCCATTCAAGCCTTTGAAGTTAACGCGGTAGATTATCTTTTGAAACCCTTTGATGAGGAACGTGTCTTAAAAACAGTAGAGCGGATTCGTCAGCGAGTTAAACAAGCCAATAACGATCCGCTGAATGAAACCCTCAATGATTCTCTTAAGGAGCTTCTGACAAAAATGGCGGCAGAGAGTTCATCTCTGACAAAAGGGCCGCTGCAAACAGCAAAAATCTCAAAATTAGCGGTCCAGGCTGAAGAAAGTGTTGTCTTAATCGATCCCAAGGATATTCTCTATATTTACCGTGAAAACCGGGATATTTTTATCAAAACAACAGAAAAAGAGTATTTAACAAAGTGCACCTTACAATCATTAGAGGACAAACTTGCCAGCTATCCTTTTTTTAGACCACACCGAAGCTATCTGGTAAATTTGAATTTTGCCCAAGAATTAGTACCCTGGTTTAACGGAGCCTATACCTTAATTTTAAATGATGAAAAGCGTTCCAAAGTTCCTGTGAGCCGAGCTTATGTTAAAGTTTTGAAAGATATGCTGGAAATCTAG
- a CDS encoding carbon starvation CstA family protein codes for MITFILSFVALIIGYMVYGKFVEKVFGINENKETPAYSKADGVDYVPMGSGRGSLVQLLNIAGLGPIFGPIAGALWGPAAFLWIVLGGIFAGAVHDYFSGMLSVRNGGAQLPDIVGKYLGQGMRQFVNVFSVVLLILVGTVFVAGPANLIVTLTPSWISLGVVTAVIFIYYILATLLPIDKIIGKIYPIFGLLLIIMAVGVGAGLIIKGYHIPELTLSNLHPKNLPMWPLLFITIACGAISGFHATQSPLIARTIENEKYGRKVFYGMMIGESAIALVWAAAGMAVFGGTGGLQEALAAGGPAGVVRTVSITMLGAFGGTLAIIGVIILPITSGDTAFRGARMVIADFMKMSQKPMSKRLAISIPIFAVAYGLSRIDFNFLWRYFSWANQTTAMILLWAAAVYLVKEKRLHWIATLPAIFMTAVTFTYLLQAPEGFSLPTSISYPVGLLITLGITILFANKVLKERKLKTDETVSVSAK; via the coding sequence GTGATAACATTTATACTTTCTTTTGTCGCACTTATTATTGGCTACATGGTCTATGGCAAGTTTGTCGAAAAAGTATTCGGGATCAATGAGAATAAAGAAACTCCTGCTTACAGCAAAGCTGATGGAGTGGATTATGTTCCAATGGGTTCCGGCAGAGGGAGTCTTGTTCAGCTCCTAAACATTGCGGGATTGGGCCCAATCTTTGGACCTATCGCCGGTGCTTTATGGGGTCCGGCTGCTTTCCTGTGGATTGTTCTCGGAGGAATATTTGCAGGTGCAGTTCACGATTATTTTAGCGGCATGCTTTCCGTAAGAAATGGCGGGGCTCAGCTTCCGGATATTGTCGGCAAGTATCTGGGTCAGGGAATGCGTCAATTTGTCAATGTTTTTTCTGTGGTATTGCTGATCCTCGTAGGAACGGTTTTTGTCGCCGGTCCTGCCAACCTGATTGTTACACTTACACCTTCCTGGATTAGTTTAGGAGTTGTGACGGCTGTAATCTTTATTTACTATATTTTGGCGACGCTTTTGCCCATTGATAAAATCATTGGCAAGATTTACCCAATCTTTGGTCTGCTGCTGATCATCATGGCTGTAGGAGTTGGAGCAGGATTAATCATTAAAGGCTATCATATCCCGGAACTCACGTTGAGTAATCTTCACCCTAAGAATCTGCCCATGTGGCCTTTACTCTTCATTACCATCGCCTGCGGCGCCATCAGTGGCTTCCATGCTACCCAGTCTCCCCTAATCGCCCGTACTATTGAGAATGAAAAATATGGCCGTAAAGTCTTTTACGGTATGATGATTGGAGAATCAGCTATTGCTCTAGTTTGGGCTGCAGCCGGAATGGCCGTCTTCGGCGGAACGGGCGGATTGCAAGAAGCCTTAGCCGCAGGAGGACCTGCTGGAGTTGTCCGTACAGTGTCAATTACTATGTTAGGGGCTTTCGGTGGAACGCTTGCTATTATTGGAGTTATTATTCTGCCTATCACTTCCGGGGATACAGCATTCCGAGGAGCTCGAATGGTTATCGCTGACTTTATGAAAATGAGCCAAAAGCCGATGTCTAAACGCCTGGCAATCTCTATTCCTATCTTTGCAGTTGCTTATGGCTTAAGCAGAATCGACTTTAACTTCCTTTGGAGATATTTCTCCTGGGCGAACCAAACAACGGCTATGATTCTTCTCTGGGCAGCCGCTGTTTATCTGGTTAAAGAAAAAAGGCTGCACTGGATTGCAACTCTTCCTGCTATCTTCATGACCGCAGTTACCTTCACCTATCTCTTGCAAGCTCCTGAAGGTTTTAGTCTCCCCACCAGTATTTCCTATCCAGTCGGACTATTAATTACCCTCGGAATCACTATACTCTTTGCCAACAAGGTTCTTAAAGAGCGTAAACTGAAGACGGATGAAACCGTTTCTGTTTCCGCGAAGTAA
- a CDS encoding CC/Se motif family (seleno)protein gives MVVPQVDLQVNLSEQALEYIKEHGGILTLDEAPQTGCCTNIVFIGAHSGKPEEEGYFGVKEQDEILIYYDPYVIKKDKHYEVVLEGILKWQTLRVY, from the coding sequence GTGGTTGTACCCCAAGTAGACCTGCAGGTGAATTTATCAGAACAGGCCCTTGAGTATATTAAAGAACATGGTGGTATCCTCACCCTTGATGAAGCTCCCCAAACCGGATGTTGCACAAACATCGTCTTCATCGGAGCGCATTCCGGAAAACCTGAAGAAGAAGGGTACTTCGGAGTGAAGGAACAAGACGAGATCCTGATCTATTATGATCCGTATGTTATCAAAAAAGATAAACACTATGAAGTTGTTTTAGAAGGTATCTTGAAGTGGCAGACTCTGAGGGTATATTAA
- the nhaB gene encoding sodium/proton antiporter NhaB — MRSRFKQYRIFHFGGVFMKQTSIGQVKQMSMGEAFRANFLGHAPNWYKGTILAFLVLNPILMLTLGKYVTGWALIVEFIFTLAMALKCYPLPAGGLLAIEAVVIGLTHPHSVYHEVELNLPVILLLMFMVAGIYFMKEGLVYLFTKILTKVRSKVALAFLFSILGAALSAFLDALTVTAVIIAVAYGFYNIFHKFASSEKVYEKYDINHDHIVDEIYQEDLNQFRGFLRNLMMHGAVGTALGGATTLVGEPQNLLIGSIMKWNFVDFFLNSSPVSIPVLIVGLLTAVTLEVTKIFGYGYKLPDSVRQVMEDDAKAKDAALDTRGRVRLIIMAVCGVLLIFSLALHLAEVGIIGLMIIILLTSFNGVIEEGRIGHAFEEALPFTALLVVFFSIVAVIHDQHLFTPIIHWVLNLEGQNQLVAFFGANGILSAISDNVFVATVYMTETQKAFEAGGIALEQYNRLAVAINMGTNIPSVATPNGQAAFLFLLTSALAPLIRLSYMEMVKLALPYTIVMSVTGVLATMYLL; from the coding sequence TTGCGGAGCAGATTTAAGCAATATAGAATTTTTCATTTTGGAGGAGTGTTTATGAAACAAACAAGTATCGGACAAGTGAAACAGATGAGCATGGGCGAGGCATTCAGAGCAAATTTTCTGGGTCACGCTCCGAACTGGTACAAAGGAACCATTCTGGCATTTCTGGTCTTAAACCCTATTTTAATGCTGACCCTCGGCAAATATGTTACCGGTTGGGCATTGATTGTTGAATTTATCTTTACCCTGGCCATGGCGCTAAAATGTTATCCCCTCCCTGCCGGCGGACTTCTTGCCATCGAAGCCGTTGTGATCGGGCTTACACACCCCCATTCCGTTTATCACGAAGTTGAACTGAACCTGCCGGTTATTCTGCTTCTTATGTTCATGGTTGCCGGGATTTATTTTATGAAAGAGGGTCTTGTCTACCTGTTTACTAAGATCCTTACCAAGGTACGATCTAAAGTCGCCCTGGCATTTCTGTTTTCAATACTGGGTGCAGCTCTTTCCGCTTTTCTGGATGCCCTAACCGTAACTGCAGTGATTATCGCCGTGGCATATGGGTTCTATAACATCTTCCACAAGTTTGCGTCCAGCGAAAAAGTATACGAAAAGTACGACATCAATCACGACCATATTGTTGATGAGATCTATCAGGAGGACCTGAACCAATTCCGTGGTTTTCTGCGCAATCTTATGATGCATGGTGCCGTAGGTACAGCTCTGGGCGGAGCAACAACACTGGTGGGTGAACCCCAGAACCTGCTGATCGGCTCCATTATGAAGTGGAACTTCGTTGATTTCTTTTTGAACAGCTCACCTGTGTCTATTCCGGTCTTAATCGTTGGTCTTTTGACCGCCGTTACCCTTGAAGTCACCAAGATTTTTGGATACGGCTACAAGCTTCCTGACTCAGTTCGACAGGTGATGGAAGATGACGCCAAAGCCAAAGATGCTGCGCTGGATACTCGCGGACGTGTGCGGCTGATTATTATGGCTGTATGCGGAGTTCTGCTGATTTTCTCCCTGGCGCTGCACCTGGCAGAAGTCGGTATTATTGGTCTGATGATTATCATCCTGCTTACTTCTTTCAACGGAGTTATTGAAGAAGGACGCATCGGTCATGCTTTTGAAGAAGCACTGCCCTTTACTGCGCTGTTAGTGGTCTTTTTCTCCATCGTTGCGGTTATTCATGACCAGCATCTGTTTACGCCGATCATTCACTGGGTACTAAACCTGGAAGGACAAAATCAGCTCGTTGCTTTCTTTGGGGCCAACGGTATCCTTTCGGCAATCAGTGACAACGTATTTGTCGCTACCGTCTATATGACTGAAACACAGAAAGCCTTTGAAGCCGGAGGTATTGCCCTGGAGCAATACAACAGGCTGGCAGTTGCCATCAACATGGGGACAAACATCCCTTCCGTTGCTACTCCAAACGGCCAGGCGGCGTTCCTGTTCCTATTGACTTCGGCACTTGCTCCGCTGATTCGCCTGTCGTACATGGAAATGGTAAAACTGGCCCTGCCCTACACCATCGTTATGTCTGTTACCGGTGTGCTGGCAACAATGTACCTTTTGTAA
- a CDS encoding DUF1657 domain-containing protein has product MTIQADLEKAVASAQSALGTYETFAASTQDDTAKAMYKDLSGDMERHVAVLKGRLNYVTENNPMNKPIS; this is encoded by the coding sequence TTGACTATTCAAGCAGACTTAGAAAAAGCAGTCGCCAGTGCTCAATCGGCTCTTGGAACTTACGAAACTTTTGCAGCCTCAACTCAAGACGATACAGCCAAAGCAATGTACAAGGATTTATCCGGTGATATGGAACGTCATGTTGCCGTACTTAAAGGTCGATTGAACTATGTGACTGAAAATAACCCTATGAATAAACCTATAAGCTAG
- a CDS encoding manganese catalase family protein — MFKHVKDMEYTVHVDQPDPRFAVLLLEQFGGGNGELKAAMQYFAQSLGCNDPKIRDLLQDIAAEELSHLEMVGECLAMLIGNVDNIPKDFAANHMALLGGGPLLVNSAGVPWSSAFVNSTGDLYTDLSSNAGAELRAKLIYERLLQQTDDAGVKDMIRFLLSREESHNFSFMQAINTLQGTGVNKDFRDSDFSKKYMNMSTCQGDSRGPWNQGNEFSYEENPEQKYGGPAQYGKDPQAVGGKEVQPGYNDHTRNNPQYSQPQPTPAPNQH; from the coding sequence GTGTTTAAACATGTCAAGGATATGGAGTATACCGTACATGTAGATCAACCTGATCCTCGGTTTGCTGTTTTACTTCTTGAACAATTTGGTGGCGGAAACGGTGAGCTTAAAGCGGCCATGCAATATTTCGCTCAGAGTTTAGGGTGCAATGACCCAAAAATTCGTGATTTACTGCAGGATATTGCTGCAGAGGAGTTAAGCCATTTGGAAATGGTGGGCGAGTGTTTGGCAATGTTGATTGGCAATGTGGATAACATACCTAAAGATTTTGCAGCTAATCATATGGCTCTGCTGGGAGGCGGACCGCTGTTGGTTAACTCTGCGGGAGTACCATGGTCATCCGCCTTTGTCAATTCAACAGGGGATCTTTATACGGATCTTTCATCAAATGCCGGAGCGGAATTGCGCGCTAAACTGATTTACGAACGACTTCTCCAGCAAACAGATGATGCCGGCGTTAAAGATATGATTCGTTTCCTCTTAAGCCGTGAGGAATCCCATAACTTCTCCTTTATGCAAGCTATTAACACTCTGCAAGGAACCGGAGTCAATAAAGACTTCAGAGACTCAGATTTTTCCAAGAAATATATGAACATGTCCACCTGTCAGGGGGACAGCCGAGGACCATGGAACCAGGGCAATGAGTTTTCTTATGAAGAAAATCCTGAACAGAAGTATGGCGGACCTGCCCAATATGGCAAAGATCCTCAGGCAGTTGGAGGCAAAGAAGTTCAGCCTGGGTATAATGATCATACTCGTAATAATCCACAGTATTCTCAACCACAACCAACGCCGGCGCCAAACCAACATTAA